A stretch of Nonomuraea africana DNA encodes these proteins:
- a CDS encoding aldehyde dehydrogenase (NADP(+)): MIYAYDPRTGETFGEAIPESTDAEVDAAVEAAHAAGPAWRSTARPEALEAIAAALEANVDELWAVADRETALGETRLRGEVARAASQFRLFAEVLRDGGHLEAVISRQADVRRMNQPLPGVVGVFSASNFPFAFSVAGGDTASALAAGCPVVVKAHPAHPLTSELSARVIRSALPDPALLGLVHGLAAGKRLVQHPRVVAVGFTGSIPGGKAIQALIDERPDPIPFFGELGSVNPVVVLPSAARDGLAAGFAASLTLGTGQFCTNPGLVFVPDDADLVTSLGTAVAGSSGSAMLSERIRQGYLDGVERLAKLTLLAEGAQGDGSWAVAPRVFTIDLAAFADQLPSIAEECFGPSSIVVTYGDAAELPAVLERLEGSLTATVHATDVDEARPVAEVLSRRAGRLIWNGWPTGVAVCWAMHHGGPWPASTAPAHTSVGAMAIRRWLRPTAYQGWPAELLPAELRDDNPLGVPQRIDG; the protein is encoded by the coding sequence ATGATCTACGCATACGACCCGCGTACCGGCGAGACCTTCGGCGAGGCGATTCCCGAGAGCACCGACGCGGAGGTGGACGCCGCCGTCGAGGCGGCTCACGCGGCCGGCCCCGCCTGGCGCTCGACCGCCAGGCCGGAGGCACTCGAAGCGATCGCCGCCGCGCTGGAGGCCAACGTCGACGAGCTCTGGGCGGTCGCCGACAGGGAGACCGCGCTCGGCGAGACCAGGCTGCGCGGCGAGGTGGCCCGCGCGGCCAGTCAGTTCAGGCTGTTCGCCGAGGTGCTGAGGGACGGCGGCCACCTGGAGGCGGTCATCTCCCGGCAGGCGGACGTGCGCCGCATGAACCAGCCGCTGCCCGGCGTCGTGGGCGTCTTCTCGGCCTCGAACTTCCCCTTCGCCTTCTCCGTCGCCGGCGGCGACACCGCCTCGGCGCTGGCCGCGGGCTGTCCCGTCGTGGTCAAGGCGCACCCGGCGCACCCGCTGACCTCCGAGTTGTCGGCCAGGGTGATCAGATCTGCGCTGCCCGACCCCGCGCTGCTCGGCCTGGTCCACGGCCTGGCCGCGGGCAAGCGCCTGGTCCAGCACCCCCGCGTGGTCGCGGTGGGGTTCACCGGCTCGATCCCCGGCGGCAAGGCGATCCAGGCGCTCATCGACGAGCGTCCCGACCCGATCCCGTTCTTCGGCGAGCTGGGCAGCGTGAACCCGGTCGTCGTGCTGCCCTCGGCCGCCCGCGACGGGCTCGCCGCCGGCTTCGCCGCCTCCCTCACGCTCGGCACGGGGCAGTTCTGCACCAACCCGGGGCTGGTCTTCGTGCCGGACGACGCCGACCTCGTGACCTCGCTGGGTACGGCGGTGGCGGGCAGCAGCGGCTCGGCCATGCTCAGCGAGCGGATCAGGCAGGGCTACCTGGACGGCGTCGAGCGGCTCGCCAAGCTCACCCTGCTGGCCGAGGGCGCGCAGGGCGATGGGTCGTGGGCCGTCGCGCCGCGCGTCTTCACCATCGACCTCGCGGCGTTCGCCGACCAGTTGCCCTCGATCGCGGAGGAGTGCTTCGGCCCCTCGTCGATCGTGGTGACCTATGGCGACGCCGCGGAGCTTCCCGCGGTGCTGGAGCGGCTGGAGGGCTCGCTCACGGCCACCGTGCACGCCACCGACGTCGACGAGGCGCGTCCCGTCGCCGAGGTGCTGTCGCGCAGGGCGGGACGGCTGATCTGGAACGGCTGGCCGACGGGGGTCGCGGTGTGCTGGGCGATGCACCACGGCGGACCGTGGCCGGCCAGCACGGCGCCCGCGCACACCTCGGTCGGGGCGATGGCGATCAGGCGGTGGCTCCGGCCGACGGCCTACCAGGGCTGGCCGGCCGAGCTCCTGCCGGCCGAGCTGCGCGACGACAACCCGCTGGGCGTCCCGCAACGCATCGACGGCTGA
- a CDS encoding glucarate dehydratase family protein, with product MNIREITVTPVAFRDPPLLNAAGVHEPWALRTVVEVVTDDGLSGLGETYGDLAHLEKVRTVAKALVGLDVHAQNEIYTRVSALVGDVVSDLHGLTGAATKEKSVDRVYSPFEVACLDIRGKALGRPVSDLLGGAVRDAVPYSAYLFYKWAGHPGEADDRFGAALDPEGIVAQARLLIEEYGFRSIKLKGGVFEPSQEVDAILALREAFPSLPLRLDPNAVWSVETSIEVARALEGTLEYLEDPTAGIEGMAAVAARSPMPLATNMCVVTFEHLPPAIRQGAIGVLLSDHHYWGGLARSVQLARLCETFGISLSMHSNSHLGISLAAMTHLAAAVPNVATACDTHTPWQDGQDVVAPGALRFVDGAVPVPKGPGLGVELDRDALAKMHEQYLTCGFTARDDTSYMRRFNPSFSNTRPRW from the coding sequence ATGAACATTAGAGAGATCACTGTCACCCCCGTCGCGTTCCGCGACCCTCCCCTGCTCAACGCCGCCGGGGTCCACGAACCGTGGGCGCTGCGCACCGTCGTCGAGGTCGTCACCGACGACGGACTGTCGGGACTCGGCGAGACCTACGGCGACCTGGCCCACCTGGAGAAGGTGCGCACGGTGGCCAAGGCGCTGGTCGGGCTCGACGTCCACGCCCAGAACGAGATCTACACCCGCGTCTCGGCCCTCGTCGGCGACGTGGTGTCCGACCTGCACGGCCTGACGGGCGCGGCCACCAAGGAGAAGAGCGTCGACCGGGTCTACTCCCCGTTCGAGGTGGCCTGCCTGGACATCCGCGGCAAGGCGCTCGGCCGTCCGGTCAGCGACCTGCTCGGCGGCGCCGTGCGCGACGCCGTGCCGTACAGCGCCTATCTCTTCTACAAGTGGGCGGGGCACCCCGGCGAGGCCGACGACAGGTTCGGCGCGGCGCTCGATCCCGAAGGGATCGTGGCGCAGGCGCGCCTGCTCATCGAGGAGTACGGCTTCCGCTCCATCAAGCTCAAGGGCGGCGTCTTCGAGCCCTCGCAGGAGGTCGACGCCATCCTGGCGCTGCGCGAGGCGTTCCCCTCGCTCCCGCTGCGCCTCGACCCCAACGCGGTCTGGTCGGTCGAGACCTCGATCGAGGTGGCGCGGGCGCTCGAGGGCACGCTGGAGTACCTGGAGGATCCCACGGCGGGCATCGAGGGCATGGCGGCGGTCGCCGCGCGGTCGCCGATGCCGCTGGCCACGAACATGTGCGTGGTGACGTTCGAGCACCTGCCGCCGGCCATCAGGCAGGGGGCGATCGGGGTGCTCCTGTCCGACCACCACTACTGGGGCGGGCTGGCGCGCTCGGTGCAGCTGGCGAGGCTGTGCGAGACGTTCGGGATCTCGCTGTCGATGCACTCCAACTCACACCTCGGCATCAGCCTGGCCGCGATGACCCACCTGGCGGCCGCCGTCCCGAACGTCGCCACCGCCTGCGACACGCACACGCCCTGGCAGGACGGGCAGGACGTGGTCGCGCCAGGGGCGCTGCGGTTCGTCGACGGCGCCGTGCCGGTGCCGAAGGGGCCCGGGCTCGGGGTGGAGCTGGACCGGGACGCGCTGGCGAAGATGCACGAGCAGTACCTGACGTGCGGCTTCACCGCTCGTGACGACACGTCGTACATGCGCAGGTTCAACCCCTCCTTCTCCAACACCCGCCCACGCTGGTGA
- a CDS encoding helix-turn-helix domain-containing protein codes for MSAGSVALALVDDMPLFEVAIACEVFGPERTDLAEPWYDFRLCAENPAGTRSEFGFLQHARHGLDALAAAETVIVPALPYACVQSGRPVPRALVEALREARAAGARIISLCTGAFALAAAGLLDGRRAATHWLYAGTLSLLHPDVRVDASVLYVDDGDVLTSAGRGAALDLCLHVVRKDLGAEVSNQVARRMVMPAHRAGGQSQYVDLSMPDTDDDSLGPLLQWVGAHLDQPLTVDVLARRAGMSSRTFARRFHAATGATPLQWLLNQRLIRARQLLETTDLPIDLVGEHSGLGSAANLRRHFSLHIGVTPTGYRRAFRRDRPAGSEP; via the coding sequence ATGAGCGCTGGTTCCGTCGCACTGGCTCTGGTCGACGACATGCCCCTGTTCGAGGTGGCGATCGCCTGTGAGGTGTTCGGCCCGGAACGGACCGACCTCGCCGAGCCGTGGTACGACTTCCGGCTGTGTGCGGAGAACCCGGCCGGCACCCGGAGCGAGTTCGGTTTCCTCCAGCACGCGCGCCATGGCCTGGACGCACTGGCGGCGGCGGAGACGGTGATCGTGCCCGCGCTGCCGTACGCTTGCGTGCAGTCCGGCCGACCCGTTCCCCGGGCGCTGGTCGAAGCCCTCAGGGAGGCCAGGGCCGCGGGCGCGCGCATCATCTCCTTGTGCACCGGTGCCTTCGCCCTGGCCGCCGCCGGGCTTCTCGACGGCAGACGGGCGGCCACTCACTGGCTGTACGCGGGCACGCTCTCCCTGCTGCATCCGGACGTGCGGGTGGACGCGTCGGTGCTGTACGTGGACGACGGGGACGTGCTGACCAGTGCGGGCAGAGGCGCGGCGCTGGACCTGTGTCTGCACGTGGTGCGCAAGGATCTCGGTGCCGAGGTCTCCAACCAGGTCGCCCGCCGTATGGTGATGCCCGCGCACCGCGCAGGCGGCCAGTCGCAGTACGTCGACCTGTCCATGCCGGACACCGATGACGACAGTCTCGGACCGTTGCTGCAGTGGGTCGGCGCCCATCTCGACCAGCCGCTGACCGTCGATGTACTGGCTCGCCGGGCCGGGATGAGTTCGCGGACGTTCGCACGGCGCTTTCACGCCGCGACCGGTGCCACGCCGCTGCAGTGGCTGCTCAACCAGCGCCTCATCCGTGCGCGACAACTGCTGGAAACAACCGATCTGCCGATTGATCTGGTCGGGGAGCACAGTGGGCTCGGCTCGGCGGCGAATCTACGCCGGCATTTCAGCCTCCACATCGGAGTGACCCCTACCGGCTACCGACGCGCCTTCCGCCGGGACCGGCCCGCCGGCTCCGAACCCTGA
- a CDS encoding NIPSNAP family protein, which produces MNIIELRQYTLRPGQRDLLIDLFDRQFVESQEALGMRVVGQFRDEDNPDRFVWMRSFSTMQARREALTAFYVEGSAWKTHGPAANATMLDSSNALLLRPAGPDSGFPEPASARPPIGATALPDSRVVATIYHVNASADQEFIGFFSDRVAPLMVETAAPPLASFQTEHAENTFPRLPVRAGENVFVWFSLFADSDRRREHVERLGRSEEWNERVLPELSARLSAPPQHLRLAPTARSQLR; this is translated from the coding sequence GTGAACATCATCGAACTCAGGCAGTACACCCTGCGCCCAGGGCAGCGGGACCTTCTGATCGATCTCTTCGACAGGCAGTTCGTGGAGAGCCAGGAGGCTTTGGGAATGCGGGTCGTCGGGCAGTTTCGTGACGAGGACAACCCCGACCGTTTCGTCTGGATGCGGAGCTTCTCCACCATGCAGGCTCGACGTGAGGCGCTGACCGCGTTCTATGTCGAAGGAAGCGCCTGGAAGACGCACGGACCTGCCGCCAACGCCACGATGCTGGACTCCTCGAACGCCCTTCTGCTGCGTCCGGCCGGCCCGGACTCGGGTTTCCCCGAACCCGCTTCAGCGCGGCCTCCGATAGGCGCGACGGCCCTTCCCGACTCCCGTGTCGTGGCAACGATCTACCACGTGAACGCATCGGCTGATCAGGAGTTCATCGGGTTCTTCTCCGACCGTGTGGCACCGCTGATGGTCGAGACGGCAGCGCCACCACTGGCCAGTTTCCAGACCGAGCATGCCGAGAACACCTTTCCCCGCTTGCCGGTCAGAGCCGGAGAGAACGTCTTCGTCTGGTTCTCCTTGTTCGCTGATTCCGATCGGCGGCGCGAGCACGTCGAGCGCCTGGGGCGGTCGGAGGAGTGGAACGAGCGCGTGCTGCCCGAGTTGTCGGCGCGACTGAGCGCTCCGCCTCAACACCTGCGGCTGGCTCCGACGGCGAGGTCGCAGCTGCGCTGA
- a CDS encoding DUF402 domain-containing protein, whose product MKVVFRKYGGSLHWHHPARLLGEDAHGVWVGCAAGTTGAKGDGPPVVWERAFVMLFPRDEWWVALFNDQGHKLDIYVDVTTVPEWRDGEVTMVDLDLDVVRTKEGRVFVDDEDEFAEHQVLLGYPPEVINQAEAAARDLVKAVTDRLPPFDGATHLPYLSQVR is encoded by the coding sequence ATGAAGGTCGTTTTCCGCAAATATGGCGGCTCCCTCCACTGGCACCACCCCGCCAGGCTGCTGGGCGAGGACGCGCATGGCGTGTGGGTGGGCTGTGCGGCGGGCACGACGGGCGCCAAGGGCGACGGGCCGCCGGTGGTGTGGGAGCGCGCGTTCGTGATGCTCTTCCCGCGTGACGAGTGGTGGGTGGCGCTGTTCAACGACCAGGGCCACAAACTCGACATCTACGTCGACGTCACCACGGTTCCCGAGTGGCGGGACGGTGAGGTCACGATGGTCGACCTCGACCTCGACGTGGTGCGGACCAAGGAGGGGCGGGTGTTCGTCGACGACGAGGACGAGTTCGCCGAGCACCAGGTGCTGCTGGGGTACCCACCGGAGGTGATCAACCAGGCGGAGGCGGCGGCGCGCGACCTGGTCAAAGCGGTCACCGACCGCCTCCCGCCCTTCGACGGCGCCACCCACCTGCCCTATCTCTCCCAGGTCCGCTGA
- a CDS encoding response regulator, which produces MIRVLIADDQAMLRDSFRVLVDSEPDLGVVGEAGTGARAVELALATRPDVVLMDVRMPEMDGIEATRRIGDTSRVLIVTMFDLDAYVYSALRAGASGFLLKDTPPADLLAAIRLVAQGEALLAPTVTRRLIEEFARPAVRGLEGITDREREVLTLIARGLSNTEITEHLHLSMATVKTHIGRLLTKLGARDRAQLVIAAYESGLVVRSGA; this is translated from the coding sequence ATGATCCGCGTGCTGATCGCCGACGACCAGGCGATGCTCCGCGACAGCTTCAGGGTGCTCGTCGACAGCGAGCCCGACCTCGGCGTGGTCGGCGAGGCGGGCACCGGCGCGAGGGCGGTGGAGCTGGCGCTGGCCACACGCCCAGACGTGGTGCTCATGGACGTCCGGATGCCGGAGATGGACGGCATCGAGGCCACCCGCAGGATCGGCGACACGTCCAGGGTGCTGATCGTGACCATGTTCGACCTCGACGCCTACGTCTACTCGGCGCTGCGGGCGGGCGCGTCGGGCTTCCTGCTCAAGGACACCCCGCCGGCCGACCTGCTGGCCGCGATCAGGCTGGTCGCCCAGGGGGAGGCGCTGCTCGCGCCCACGGTCACGCGCCGGCTGATCGAGGAGTTCGCCCGGCCTGCCGTACGAGGACTGGAGGGGATCACCGACAGGGAGCGCGAGGTCCTCACGCTGATCGCGCGGGGCCTGTCCAACACCGAGATCACCGAACACCTGCACCTCAGCATGGCGACCGTCAAGACGCACATCGGCCGCCTGCTGACCAAGCTCGGCGCCCGCGACCGGGCCCAGCTGGTGATCGCGGCATACGAGAGCGGGCTCGTTGTACGGTCAGGTGCATGA
- a CDS encoding sensor histidine kinase — protein sequence MDFTRRLTRGQLIGLDCLAGWAIAMVSLTSAAGTQAPAPVKVALALGLGAPLAVRRLWPVSVFALVLTVSVVASGSGVVSMAYLSPTYALYLVALERPGRVPSSVVAIVTVVTALTLAVAGAPAGWLQGVGDVLFGLAAMGGAWTVGRAVHERRIYAARAAERLVTEERLRIARELHDVVAHSMGLIAVKAGVANHVMRSRPEEAHAALKVIESASRDALTEMRHLLGVLRTEPPDLRPVPELAELAARARLAGVGVELRASGVDELPEGVRLAVHRIVQEALTNVVKHAAPAPCRVTVAAESGQAYVEVIDEGPARRTSPGPVEGHGLIGMRERVMMYGGTFSAGPGPSGGFRVAATLPYP from the coding sequence GTGGACTTCACCAGGCGGCTCACCCGAGGCCAGCTCATCGGCCTCGACTGCCTGGCCGGATGGGCGATCGCGATGGTCAGCCTGACCTCCGCCGCCGGCACGCAGGCGCCCGCCCCGGTCAAGGTCGCCCTCGCCCTCGGGCTCGGCGCCCCCCTGGCGGTCCGCAGGCTGTGGCCGGTGAGCGTCTTCGCGCTCGTCCTGACGGTGTCGGTGGTGGCGAGCGGCTCGGGCGTGGTGAGCATGGCCTACCTGTCGCCGACCTACGCGCTCTACCTGGTGGCGCTGGAGCGGCCCGGCAGGGTGCCCAGCAGCGTGGTCGCGATCGTGACCGTGGTCACGGCGCTGACGCTGGCCGTGGCGGGAGCGCCCGCCGGGTGGCTGCAAGGCGTCGGCGACGTGCTGTTCGGGCTGGCCGCGATGGGCGGGGCCTGGACGGTCGGGCGAGCCGTGCACGAGAGAAGGATCTACGCGGCGCGGGCGGCCGAGCGGCTGGTCACCGAGGAGCGGCTGCGCATCGCCCGCGAGCTGCACGACGTGGTCGCGCACAGCATGGGGCTCATCGCCGTCAAGGCGGGCGTGGCCAACCACGTCATGCGCAGCAGGCCCGAGGAGGCGCACGCCGCGCTGAAGGTGATCGAGAGCGCCAGCCGCGACGCGCTGACCGAGATGCGCCACCTGCTCGGCGTGCTGCGCACCGAACCGCCCGACCTGCGTCCCGTGCCCGAGTTGGCGGAGCTTGCCGCGCGCGCCAGGCTGGCGGGGGTGGGCGTCGAGCTGCGGGCCTCGGGGGTGGACGAGCTGCCCGAGGGCGTACGGCTGGCGGTGCACAGGATCGTGCAGGAGGCGCTCACGAACGTCGTCAAACACGCCGCCCCCGCGCCCTGCAGGGTGACGGTGGCGGCCGAGAGCGGGCAGGCGTACGTCGAGGTGATCGACGAAGGGCCGGCACGGCGCACGTCACCCGGCCCGGTGGAAGGTCACGGGCTGATCGGGATGAGAGAGAGGGTCATGATGTACGGCGGGACGTTCTCGGCTGGGCCTGGCCCCTCGGGCGGCTTCAGGGTGGCGGCGACCCTTCCTTATCCATGA
- a CDS encoding ATP-binding cassette domain-containing protein, protein MIEVKQLTKRYGSARAVDDLSFTVEPGHVTGFLGPNGAGKSTTMRLILGLDTPASGEALVNGRRYTTLARPLHEVGALLDANALHPGRSADNHLLCLARSNGIGPVRVAEVLEQVGLAGVARKKAGGFSLGMKQRLGIAAALLGDPGVLMFDEPVNGLDPDGVRWIRDLMRALATEGRTILLSSHLMSEMALTADRIVIVGRGRLIVETSMKDLTERYDSLESAYLALTADSVEYGVTR, encoded by the coding sequence GTGATCGAAGTGAAACAGCTGACCAAGCGCTACGGCTCGGCCCGCGCCGTGGACGACCTGTCGTTCACTGTCGAGCCAGGCCACGTCACCGGCTTCCTCGGCCCGAACGGCGCGGGCAAGTCCACCACGATGCGGCTGATCCTCGGCCTCGACACCCCGGCCTCGGGCGAGGCGCTGGTCAACGGCCGCCGCTACACCACGCTCGCCAGACCGCTGCACGAGGTGGGCGCGCTCCTGGACGCCAACGCCCTGCATCCCGGCCGCTCGGCCGACAACCACCTGCTCTGCCTGGCCCGCAGCAACGGCATCGGACCCGTGCGCGTCGCCGAGGTGCTCGAGCAGGTGGGGCTCGCGGGAGTGGCGCGCAAGAAGGCCGGCGGTTTCTCCCTCGGCATGAAGCAGCGCCTCGGCATCGCCGCCGCCCTGCTAGGGGACCCCGGCGTGCTGATGTTCGACGAGCCCGTCAACGGGCTCGACCCCGACGGCGTCCGGTGGATCCGCGACCTGATGCGCGCGCTGGCCACCGAGGGCAGGACCATTCTGCTGTCCAGCCACCTGATGAGCGAGATGGCGCTGACCGCCGACCGGATCGTCATCGTCGGCAGGGGCCGCCTGATCGTCGAGACGTCCATGAAGGACCTCACCGAGCGGTACGACTCCCTGGAGTCTGCCTACCTCGCCCTCACCGCCGACAGCGTCGAGTACGGAGTGACCCGGTGA
- a CDS encoding ABC transporter permease subunit, which produces MIASEWLKLRSVAATHYAVGAAALTIVLGLVWSYYVGTLADARGSIRAAAPEEGFLPLIQISLAVVGVLAITAEYGTGTIRSSLTAVPRRRALLAAKAVVVTAATSLAAAFVIFTTYAVSHLIAGERAVGYNAGSLGDDLPLLLGSVLSVTVLALVGLGLGVVTRSTAAAVGSVVGLLFVLPGIAPYLPQPWNVRLGAWMLPNLVPQIAGERISTRLDGLLPPAAAVAVLAGYAVVALAAAFLVFERRDA; this is translated from the coding sequence GTGATCGCCTCGGAATGGCTGAAGCTGCGCTCGGTCGCCGCCACCCACTACGCCGTCGGCGCCGCCGCGCTCACGATCGTTCTGGGCTTGGTCTGGAGCTACTACGTCGGGACGCTGGCCGACGCGCGCGGCTCCATCAGGGCCGCCGCGCCGGAGGAGGGGTTCCTGCCGCTGATCCAGATCAGCCTGGCCGTGGTCGGCGTGCTGGCCATCACCGCCGAGTACGGCACGGGCACCATCCGCTCCAGCCTCACCGCGGTGCCGCGCCGCAGGGCGCTGCTCGCGGCGAAGGCGGTGGTCGTGACGGCCGCCACGTCCCTCGCGGCGGCCTTCGTGATCTTCACCACCTACGCCGTCAGCCATCTGATCGCCGGAGAGCGCGCGGTCGGCTACAACGCGGGCTCCCTCGGCGACGACCTGCCGCTGCTGCTCGGCTCGGTGCTGTCGGTGACCGTCCTCGCGCTGGTGGGTCTCGGCCTCGGCGTGGTCACCCGCTCGACCGCGGCGGCCGTCGGTTCGGTCGTGGGGCTGCTGTTCGTGCTGCCGGGCATCGCGCCCTACCTGCCGCAGCCGTGGAACGTGCGGCTCGGCGCCTGGATGCTGCCGAACCTCGTGCCGCAGATCGCGGGCGAGCGGATCTCCACGCGTCTGGACGGCCTGCTGCCTCCCGCCGCGGCGGTCGCCGTCCTGGCCGGGTACGCGGTCGTGGCGCTGGCGGCGGCCTTCCTGGTGTTCGAGAGGAGGGACGCGTGA
- a CDS encoding ABC transporter permease, translated as MNVLAAEWLKIRSIRSSHLILAISLGAIPLAVAVALSAIAMYDSAPASMRASARIAELEEVVLIVPQLAMGVMGVLAITSEYATGLIRTSLALVPRRWPVLAAKSVVVGGLGLVVGPVVVFTTYVVSRRMLESRYPIADFADRLPTLVTSSLTVAVFALLGLGLGAVLRSAAGAIAILVGLVYVIPMIVGNLPEPWSERLGSVMIGALPREITGDDLTSSVYGALLSPVAAAVVLALYAVLPPAAGLLLLRERDA; from the coding sequence GTGAACGTGCTGGCCGCCGAGTGGCTGAAGATCCGCTCGATCCGCTCCAGCCATCTCATCCTGGCGATCTCCCTCGGCGCGATCCCGCTCGCGGTGGCGGTGGCCCTGTCGGCGATCGCGATGTACGACAGCGCACCCGCGTCGATGCGCGCCAGCGCCCGCATCGCCGAGCTGGAGGAGGTGGTGCTGATCGTGCCGCAGCTGGCCATGGGCGTCATGGGCGTCCTCGCGATCACCTCCGAGTACGCCACGGGACTCATCAGGACGAGCCTCGCCCTGGTGCCCAGGCGCTGGCCGGTGCTGGCGGCCAAGTCCGTGGTCGTGGGCGGGCTGGGGCTGGTCGTCGGGCCCGTCGTGGTGTTCACCACGTACGTCGTCTCCCGGCGGATGCTGGAGAGCCGCTACCCGATCGCCGACTTCGCCGACCGGCTGCCCACGCTCGTCACCTCCAGCCTCACGGTCGCGGTCTTCGCGCTGCTCGGGCTGGGCCTCGGCGCGGTGCTGCGCTCGGCGGCCGGGGCCATCGCGATCCTGGTGGGGCTGGTCTACGTGATCCCGATGATCGTCGGGAACCTGCCGGAGCCGTGGAGCGAACGGCTCGGCTCGGTGATGATCGGCGCGCTCCCTCGCGAGATCACCGGCGACGACCTCACGTCGTCGGTCTACGGCGCGCTGCTCTCGCCGGTGGCGGCCGCGGTGGTGCTGGCGCTGTACGCGGTGCTACCGCCGGCCGCCGGCCTGCTCCTCCTCCGCGAACGAGACGCCTGA
- a CDS encoding ribonuclease J, producing the protein MSHPHPELGPPPPLPDGGLRIVALGGLGEIGRNMAVFEYEGRLLIVDCGVLFPESDQPGVDLILPDFEYIRGRLDDVEALILTHGHEDHIGAVPYLLRERRDIPLVGSKLTLAFIEAKLTEHRIQPEKRLVVEGDRHHFGPFECEFFAVNHSIPDALAVAIRTPAGIVLHTGDFKMDQLPSDGRLTDLGGFARLGSEGVDLLMSDSTNAEVAGFVTSEREIGPVVDEVIRTSSKRVIVASFASHVHRVQQVIDAAEKHGRKIALVGRSMVRNMGVARDLGYLRIPPGLVVDSRDIEEWPPEEVLLICTGSQGEPMAALSRMANRDHAIRIASGDTVLLASSLVPGNETAVNKVINGLTRWGARVIHKGNAKVHVSGHAAAGELLYVLNLTRPSNFMPVHGEWRHLRAHAKLAALTGVPDDHIVIAEDGVVVDLVDGVAKITGAVQAGYVYVDGTSVGEITDVSLKDRRILGDEGFISVVVVVDSNTGKLTAGPEIHARGSGIDSTRFEEIIPALEKAIEQSAADGVVDMQQIRRVVRRTMGRWVSDTYRRRPMIIPVVVEV; encoded by the coding sequence ATGAGCCATCCGCATCCGGAACTCGGCCCCCCGCCGCCACTGCCCGATGGCGGGCTGCGCATCGTGGCGCTCGGCGGCCTGGGCGAGATCGGCAGGAACATGGCGGTCTTCGAGTACGAAGGCCGGCTGCTCATCGTCGACTGCGGGGTGCTGTTCCCCGAGTCCGACCAGCCGGGCGTCGACCTGATCCTGCCCGACTTCGAGTACATCAGGGGCAGGCTCGACGACGTCGAGGCGCTGATCCTGACGCACGGCCACGAGGACCACATCGGCGCCGTGCCGTACCTCCTGCGGGAGCGGCGCGACATCCCGCTCGTCGGGTCGAAGCTGACGCTGGCCTTCATCGAGGCCAAGCTCACCGAGCACCGCATCCAGCCGGAGAAGCGGCTCGTCGTCGAGGGGGACCGGCACCACTTCGGGCCGTTCGAGTGCGAGTTCTTCGCGGTCAACCACTCGATCCCCGACGCGCTCGCGGTCGCGATCAGGACCCCGGCGGGCATCGTCCTGCACACCGGTGACTTCAAGATGGACCAGCTGCCCAGCGACGGGCGGCTCACCGACCTCGGCGGGTTCGCCAGGCTCGGCTCCGAGGGCGTCGACCTGCTGATGTCCGACTCGACCAACGCCGAGGTGGCCGGGTTCGTCACCTCGGAGCGGGAGATCGGCCCCGTCGTCGACGAGGTGATCCGCACCTCGTCCAAGCGGGTGATCGTGGCGAGCTTCGCCTCCCACGTCCACCGCGTGCAGCAGGTGATCGACGCGGCGGAGAAGCACGGCCGCAAGATCGCGCTGGTCGGCCGGTCGATGGTGCGCAACATGGGTGTCGCCCGCGACCTGGGCTACCTGCGCATTCCGCCGGGCTTGGTCGTCGACTCGCGTGACATCGAGGAGTGGCCGCCGGAGGAGGTGCTGCTGATCTGCACCGGTTCCCAGGGCGAGCCGATGGCCGCGCTGTCGCGCATGGCCAACCGCGACCACGCGATCCGCATCGCGTCCGGCGACACCGTGCTGCTGGCCTCCTCGCTGGTGCCGGGCAACGAGACCGCGGTCAACAAGGTCATCAACGGGCTGACCAGGTGGGGCGCGCGCGTCATCCACAAGGGCAACGCGAAGGTGCACGTGTCGGGGCACGCGGCGGCAGGTGAGCTGCTGTACGTCCTGAACCTGACCAGGCCGTCCAACTTCATGCCGGTGCACGGCGAGTGGCGGCACCTGCGGGCGCACGCCAAGCTGGCCGCGCTGACCGGCGTGCCGGACGACCACATCGTGATCGCCGAGGACGGCGTCGTGGTGGACCTGGTCGACGGCGTCGCGAAGATCACCGGCGCGGTCCAGGCGGGGTACGTCTACGTCGACGGCACCTCGGTCGGCGAGATCACCGACGTCTCGCTGAAGGACCGGCGCATTCTCGGCGACGAGGGATTCATCTCGGTCGTCGTGGTGGTCGACTCCAACACCGGCAAGCTCACCGCGGGTCCCGAGATCCACGCGCGCGGTTCGGGCATAGACTCCACGCGGTTCGAGGAGATCATCCCGGCGCTGGAGAAGGCGATCGAGCAGAGCGCCGCCGACGGGGTGGTCGACATGCAGCAGATCCGCCGTGTGGTCCGCCGCACGATGGGGCGCTGGGTGAGCGACACCTACCGCCGCCGTCCGATGATCATCCCGGTGGTCGTCGAGGTCTGA